In Candidatus Binatia bacterium, the DNA window GATCAAAGCACTCGTCAAGCCGTTACAGGATCAGGTCAAGGCTCAAGGCCTCTGGGCACTCTTTCTGGATGAGGACCTCGGCGGACCGGGATTCGGGCAGCTCAAACTCGGTCTGATCAACGAAATTCTCGGTCGCTACGGCTCAGCCCCGCAGATCTTCGGCGCCGCGGCACCCGACACCGGCAACATGGAAATGCTGGCGGCCTACGGCACCGAGGAACAGAAGGAACGTTGGCTCACGCCGATGCTGAACCAGGAACTCTGGTCCGCCTATTCCATGACCGAACCCCAGGGCGGCTCGGACCCTCGGCTCTTCAAAACCTTCGCGGAACGTGACGGCGACGAATGGGTCATCAACGGCGAGAAGTGGTTCACAAGCGCCGGGCGCGTAGCCGATATCCTCTTTGTGATGTGCACCAACGGCATGTTTGTCGTCCCCCGCAAAAGTCCGGGCGTCGAAATCATGCCCGAGCCGCGCTCCCACAACCACATCAAGTACACCGACGTTCGGGTTCCGGCGGATCACCTGCTCGGCCCGGAAGACGGTGCACGCGTCCTCGCGCAGCGCCGACTTGGAGGCGGTCGAATCCACCATGCGATGCGTACGATCGCGCAGTGCAAGCTGGCGTTCGACATGATGTGCGAGCGAGCACTCAGCCGAGAGTCACACGGCAAGGTCATCGGCGAGCATCAAATGGTTCAGGAGAAGATCGCCGAGTCCTACGCATCGATTCAAATGCTGCGACTATTCGTTCTCGAGACAGCCTGGAAGATCGACAACTCGAGCACCCAAGAGACTCGGACCGATATCGCCGCGGTAAAATATACAATGGCCAAAGTGCTGCGCGAGGTATCTTTCAACGCGCTTCATATTCTCGGATCATTGGGGACCACCAACCTCACCCCGATCCAGGCGATGTATGCTGCGGCCCCCACCATGGGTATCGCTGACGGTGTCGACGAGGTTCATAAGGCCACAGTCGCTCGCAATGTCCTGAAATCCTACACACCCCATGAGGGCTTTTTCCCAACAGAGTATTTCCCTGCCAAAAGAGAAGCCGCGTGGGAGAAGTACGAGCCCAAATTCGTCGCAGACCCCCAGCTCCGCGAAATGGCCGAGGGTTACGCAAAATATATCGCCTCGCGGACCTGATTTTTCAACGCGGAAAATTTGGCGTCCCGGCAGGTCACAACATGCCCTGCCGGGACGCCTGAATCGTTCGACAGCGATCGCGAACGACGACGGGAGGCCGCTCCAAATGAGTTATGCCGAACACCGAAGAATCATTGATGTCGACAGCCATGTCATCGAACTCGATGACTTTCTGAGCAACGCCGCCACCCCCGAGGATCTCGCGCTGCTGCCAGCCATGTCCGACCAGCAAGACCTGGCAATGTCCGACGAGGGCCTCTCCCGTGGCAAGGAGCTTTTCGCAAAGCGACAGGCAGACCCCCGCGTCATGGCCAAATTCGAGGCGAGCCTAATGCAGGCACGCGGCAATGGTTGGAGTCGCCTCGGCGCCTTCGATCCGCACGAAAGATCGCATGCCCTCGACCTGATGGGCTTCGAGCGCCAATTTATCCTGCCGACATTTTCCTTCCACCAGATCGGCCACTTGCAGGACAACGCCGCGTTGACCGCGGGTGCCCGGGCTCTGAATCGAGCCATGGGCGCCTTTTGCGCCCACGACGAACGACTGTCCGCAATCGGTTACCTGCCCCTTCGGCTGGGCCCTGAGGTCGCCGGCTCGCTTCTGCAGGAAGGCCTCGCCGCCGGCTGCTTTACGTTCATGGTCGATACCAACGAGCCTGATGACGACGCTCGCTCGTTCACGCACCCCGACTTCGATCCGGTCTGGGCCGCATTCGAAGCGGCCGGCCGGCCGTTTGTCGTTCATGTGGCCGTCAATGGCGAGTACGAGGCTGTCTCCAAAAGTTTCCAAAACAACGGCCGCGAACAACTCCAAGTCGCAGGCGATGCACCCTCGTCGCTGATCGGCTTTGTGGCCATCAAGAACAGCGCCGAACTTTTCCTCTCGGCCATGGTGCTCGACGGCGTCTTCGAGCGACATCCGGGGCTCCGAGGCATCTCCATGGAACATGGTGCCTTCTGGGTGCCGTCGTGGCTGCAGGCACTCGACTTCACGGCCAACTCGATGAAGCGCTTTGCACCGATGCCGGAGATGCCTTCCGAGACCGTGAGGCGTCATCTCAAATTCGCTCCCTTCGCCGGCGAGCCGCTGGGGTGGATCATCAAGAATATCGGGCCAGAGATGCTTGTCTTCGCATCAGACTACACACATCCCGAAGGCACCTCGGATCCGATCGGTAAATTCGAGGCCACCATGGGAGATTGCGACCAGGCCGTTTTCGACGCGTTCTATCACGGGAACATGGTCGAGATGCTCGGCCTCGACGAGTAGCCCGCCCGAGAACGCAGTCCTTTCCCGCACTCGATCCCTCGCGGACCGGGGAGCGCACAGAAAAAGAGATCCAGGCTTTGCCGGGGCGCTAAGATTTCCCGGTCAACCAACGCGCGGGTTGCTCTTCGTCGGAGAAGAGCTGCGCTTGCCATCGCTGCATCCCCGACAACCAGCGATCCACGTCAGCCCCCTTGCGCTTCACGTACTCCCCGACATCCGTGTGCGGAAGCACGTGAAATCGTTCTTCGGCAAGCGCCTCCATCACGCTATCGGCCACAGCCTCCGGCTGAAGGACGCCATCGCCGGCAGCCACATCCTTGCTGCCGGCAGCCAACTTGTCGGCGTCCGGACTGTTGAGCTCGATATTGGTCGCAACCGCCTGCGGACAAAGCACCGAGACACGAATCCCCTGATGCCCGTGCGTGATCGCGATCCACTCGGCAAGCCCGACCGCCGCGTGTTTGGTCACCGCATAATGCATGGAGCCAAATTGAGACAGAAGGCCGGCTGCTGATGCCGTGTTCAGTAGATAGCCCTCACCGCGTTTCGCCATCGACGGAATCACCGCGCGCGCCGCATAGAGATGCGCCAGGACGTGGACCTCCCACATCCGCTGCAGATCCTCGACAGGTGCCTCCAATCCGCCGATCGTCACATAGCCTGCGTTGGAGACAAATAGATCGATCGGTCCCTGATCGCGTTCGGTTGCCTCAACCAAGCCCACAATGGCCTGCTCGTCGGTCACATCCACCCCCACGCCAGTCCCGCCAATGCCGGCCGCAACCTCTTGCGCTCCGGATTCGTCAAGGTCCGCGACCACCACATGACGCGCACCTTCGCGATGGAACCTCTCAGCCAGGCTGCGCCCAATCCCGCTGGCGCCACCCGTCACAACCACAACTTTGCCTTCGACTTTCATATTCGCTCTCCCCGATTCGGTTCTCGGCCGCACCCCGAGCCTCGGCGAACCGAGTCGTCGCGGTGATCCGAGTCATCGCGGAACGATCAGGCGATCGCTCCATCCTTGCGCAGTGCGCTGATCTCAACGGGGCTGAACCCGCTTTCCTCCAGAACGGGATCCGTATCGGCCCCGGTCCAGGCCGGTGACGGTCCAGGCTCGCCAGGGGTCCGGTCCAGTCGAGGTGTCGGCACCATCTCGGGCATGGCGGCACCTTCCACGAAGGTGCCGCGCGCCACATGGTGCGGGTGCTCGCGTGCTTCGCTGAAGTTCAGGACCGGCGCAAAACACGCATCGGTCCCCTCCAGCAGTTCGCACCAATGGTCGCGCGTCTGGGTGGCGAAAATACTCGCCATCTTCTCGCGAAGTGCGGCCCATTGCTTCGGGTCGTCGCGGTCGGGCAGCTCGGCTGGGTCCAGGCCGAGCTTTTCCAGCAAGAGCGCGTAGAAATGTCCTTCGATCGGCGCCACGCTGACGTATTTTCCGTCGCTGGTCTCGTAGACATTATAATAAGGCGCGCCGCCGTCGAAAAGATTCGAGCCCATGGCGTCGGTGTGCATGCCGGACTCATGCATCGCGTAAAAAGGTGCAGCCAGAGACATCACCCCGTCGATCATGGCTGCATCCACGACCTGCCCCTTGCCGGAGCCCCGCGCTTCCAGCAATGCACAGACCACCCCGTAGGCCAGAGACATCCCGCCGCCCGCAAAGTCACCCACCACCGTCAGCGGCGGCACCGGAGGACCGCCGCGGGGCCCAATCGCCCGCACGACGCCGGTCAGTGATTCGTAGTTCAGAGAATGTCCGGCGGATTGCGCAAGCGGACCCTCCTGCCCCCAGCCCGTCAACCGGCCGTAGACCAACGCCCGGTTGCGCTGCAAAAGCACATCGGGCCCCAGACCGAGCCGCTCGACCACACCGGGACGAAAGGATTCCAGAAAGATTTCAGCTCCTTCGACAAGACGACAAACCACCTCGACACCCTGCGCACTCTTGAGGTCGACGGCAATCGACCGACGACCGCGGTCCCAGAAGTTATGAGGGCGAGCCACGGGGTCTGCCGGCACATCCGAGATCCGATCCACCCGAATCACCTCGGCGCCCATATCGCCCAGTTTCAATGTGGCAAACGGCAGAGCCCCCATCCCGGCCAACTCGATGATCTTTACTCCCTGCAGCGGTCCACCCATGAGACACTCCTTTTATTTCCCGCGGGACAGCTCCAAAAGCCCCGACCCTTCCCTTAGAGCAAATCTGGAGAAAACGACCAACCCCGCATCCATCGCAAATCCGCGAACGAACACCCGGCAAAACACGCCATCGAGCCATTTGTGCCCGGCGCGCGCACCGCACCGGTATCCTTCAGGAAGTCGGAGCCCGTCGAACAACGCCATCCGTTTCCACGTGGACCCGGTCCAGACGCAAGGATGCGATCTGCCAATGCCCCGTCTGATCGGCGCGATAGCGTTCCCGGTACCAGCCGAATCCGTGAATACAGGCACCGCCCTGGTCCTCGGGAAACCACAACCGGTCCTCCATGGCCCAGACGCCCGATGCGCGATCCGGTTCGGTAATATCGATCTCATGGGTATGCCCGTGATGAACGGTGCGCACGCCGGCGAGAATCGGCGCCAGAAAGGCGCAGAAGGCAGCGCCGCCTTCGAGCAAGGGCGCCCCGTCCGCAGTCGTGTCGATCGATGCGTCGAGGGTGAATAGTTGCTCCATCATAGGCCAATCCTGCCCATCAAGCGCCCTGAAATACCGGGCCTTGAGATGCCGGATAGCCTCGATCGCCACAAGATCGTCCAACGTCATTTCGTTCACCCCTTCGCCGCTGCAGGGGATCATTTTGGCGGCCTCCGCGCAAAGGACCATGAATCGGCCCGCCCTTGGAGTCGGGGTGCTCCATTGACGGTCCCCCAGCCTTCCGGCAACAATAGACCGTGAGCCGAGCCAACCCAGCGATGCGAAGTATGATTTTGGGAGCGACCATCGCACTTACCCTGTGCGGCGGCATCTCGTCCGGCGCTGCCGAGGTGGCCGAGGTGGCCGGCGGAACCGCGGTCCGCAATCCCCACGGGGCAAACCTTGCAGCCGCTGCAGCCGGTGCGATCGCGAAGTCCGAGTCCCTCTTTCCGCTCGAGTCTGCGGGCGTGCCAATCGAGCCGGGCGTGCAGCTTCTCTACCCGGCTGATCAGACTCTTTTTCCACCCGATATCGTCTCCCCGACGTTCCTGTGGCGCCCTGGATTTCCGACAAAAGGCCCCTGGGAGGTCACGGTGATCGACGATTCCGGGCGCCCCTTCGTGCGCGAGCGTACCGAGCATCCGAAGTGGCTTCCTGAAAGAGATCTCTGGAATGAGATCAAGCGGGTCAGCACCGGACAGAACGTCGAAGTGCGCGTCCGTAATCTCGGATCCGGCAGCGGCGAGGATTCCGCAACGGAGACTGCGGCCACATCGTCGACGATCAGAATCAGCACATCGACCGACCCCGTCGGGGATTCGCTTTTCTACCGCGAAGTCCCTCTGCCCTTCTTGAAGGCAGTTCAGGATCCGTCCAAAATCCGTTGGCGCTACGGCACAATCGACATGGAAGATGGCCCGCCGATCGTTCTGGAAAATCTGCCGGTTTGCGGCAATTGCCATTCCTTCGCCGACAATGGCTCGGTGCTGGGACTCGACGTCGACTATGGCAACGACAAGGGCGGTTACGGCTTGCTGCCGGTGTCCTCCCATATGGTGATGGACGACGAAAGCATCATCTCCTGGTCGGACTACAAACGCGACGATGGTGAGCTGACTTTCGGATTGCTCTCGCGCGTTTCGCCCACCGGGCGCTATGTGATCAGTACGGTGAAAGACCGCTCGGTCTTCGTCGCTCGCGACGAGCTCATGATCTCCCAGCTCTTTTTCCCCATCAAGGGCATTCTTGTCGTGCACGACCGCGAGACGGGCAAGTTTTTTGCCCTGCCGGGCGCCGATGACCCGCGCTACGTGCAGACCAATCCGGTCTGGAGTCCTGACGGGAAAGAGATCCTCTTCGCCCGTACCGAGGCCCATCCTGACGACAAACTCGATCGCCCCAAGGCAGCTCTGCTGGATTTCAGCGATGTGCGCGAGTTCACCCGGGACGGCGAACCCTTCCGATACGACCTCTACCGAATCCCCTTCAACGCAGGAGAAGGCGGCACGCCCCTCCCGGTCGAAGGCGCGTCCGCCAACGGGATGAGCAACTACTTCCCGAAGTACTCACCGGACGGGAAATGGATCGTCTTCACCCAGTCCCGGGACTATATGCTGCTGCGGCCGGACAGCGAACTTTTCATCATACCGGCAGCCGGAGGACCGGCACGACGGTTGCGGTACAACACGGACCGCATGAACTCGTGGCATAGCTGGTCGTCGAACAGTCGTTGGCTGGTATTTTCGTCCAAACAAAACGGGCCCTACACCCAGATGTGGCTCACGCATATTGACGCCGAAGGCAACGATACGCCGCCGGTGGTGCTGGACCGCTTCACGGACAGCGATCGAGCCGCCAACATTCCCGAGTTCGTCAATCTTCCCGGCGATGCGATCGCGGAGATTCGCGAAGAGTTCCTCGACCCGTACTCCTTTCTTCGTGCGGGTACGGCAAACGAGCGCACCGGCGACTACGTCGGCGCCGAACGAGCCTTTCGACGCGGGCTCGGGATCGCCCCCGAAGACCCCGACCTGCGCAACTCGCTGGGTTGGACCCTTTTCCAGACCGAGCGAACGCCAGAGGCGCTTATCGAGTACCGACGAGCCCTCAAGGCGGATCCCGACCACTCTCGCGCCCACAATAACCTGGCGCTCGCGCTTTTGGAGTTGGGGAACTTCACGGAGGCACTACGGCACCTGCAGCAATCGGCTCAGCTGGAGCCCCGCTGCGAGGTTTTCGCTGACCTCGGGCTGCTTCAGGACCAGCTCGGGCGAGAGGATCTGGCCCGGGAAAGCTACGAGAAGGCTTTTGCTCTCGGCGACATCTGTCCGCAACCCCGCATGAATCTAGCCTCGATGCTCATGGAGGACGGCGCGTACGAAGAGGCGGTGGTCCACTACCGAAAGGCTGTTGCCATCAAGCCCGGGGCTCAGGCCTATACCGGCTTGGGATTTGCTCTCGACCAACTTGGGCAGTCCGACGAAGCAACAGCCGCTCATGAGAGCGCGGTCGCACTCGACCCCCAACTCGAGCAGGCACATCGGAATCTTGCACTGAACCATGCGCGAAAAAATCAGCTGGAGAAGGCCGTCGTTTCCTACCAGCGAGCCATCGCCTTGAACCCGCGGGTCTCGACCTATTATTCGCTCGCGGGAGTCCTGCGCGCACTCGGACGCGAAAAAGAGGCCGAGATCGAGTACGACAACGCCCGAGCCCTCTCGAAACGACAACCACAAGCCTCTTAGAGTCCAATCAAAAGCCCCGAATAATCGAGCACCCCCAAGCAAATCGCAGTTGCTTTCGGCACCCGATGATGTCACATTTTGAGAATGATGATGCGGATGTTGGCGCTTGTGACGGTTCTCCTTTTTTCCAGTAGCTGCGGTGACAGCGACGGTGGTGGTAATACCATCACCGTGAACCCGGGCGAGTCCCTGCAGGAAGCTGTCGATGCCGCGCCTGCAGGCAGTCGGATTCTGGTGAATCCGGGTACCTACGTAGCGTCGCACAACGGCCAGGCTGCGGTTCTGATCGAGAAATCCCTGCACCTGATCGCCAATGTGGTCGACGGCGAGACGGCGATTATCGTCCCCGGCCCCGGCAACACCGAAGGCATTCTGGTTCAGGGCACCGAAGACGCATTCGTCGAAGATGTCGTCATCCGCAATTTCAGCATTCAGGGTTTTGAGGAGAACGGAATCTGGACCCGTTACGTGGATGGATTCGAGATCACGGACAACGATGTTGGCGACAGCGACCATGTCGGAATTTACCCGACGCTCTCGGCTAACGGTCTCGTGCGTGACAATATCGCGTACGGCGGCACCGACAGTGCACTCTGGGTGACAGGGGCCGAAGATATTCGCGTCATCAACAACACCGTGCATACCTCGCCCACGGGCCTCGAAGTCACTGTTTCGGAACGCATCGAGATGGTCGAGAACGTCGCCTACAACAACGTCGTCGGGATCGGTCTCTACCACGATAACGACGCAGGCATTAACCCCGAGGACGGATTGGGGTACCAGGGATTGACCGGTCTGGTCGCCCGCAACAACGTCTACAACAACAATCTGCAGAACCCGGCGACCGGCGGCGTCGTTGCCGACCTGCCCACCGGCCTCGGCATTCTGGTTCTTGGAAATGATGGGGCCGATATTCAGGACAATACCGTAACCGACAACGGGTTTGCCGGGCTGGTTCTGATCGACTGGTGTCTGGCCACCGAGCGCGAAGATGACGACTGCAAACCCGACGACGTTCGGATCGTCGGAAATACGGTGACGGGCAACGGCACCAATCCGCCCGAGCACCCCTTCGCCGGGCTCGCCAGTGACGTCATCGTGCTCAGTGCCGGCGAGCGCAATTGCATGGCCGACAATACCTATGGGACGACGCTCACCCCGGCCGAGGTTGATGCGATCACCGAACCAAGCTGCCCGCCGGTGGGTGGGTAACCAGCGCAAAACCAAGGCCCTGCGATTCAAGGAATTGCACCGCAGGCACCACTGAGGTCCGGGAACAAAGGCAAGCTGGTTCGATCGCGTTGGGCGAATGCGCAGCGCCGTCGTCGCGAGGCGACGGGGGAAGACTAGCAAGCGCCATGAGGCGGGGCTGAAAAAACCGACTCCCCCGAGACCTCTCGCCGGTAAGTGGTGCGATCCGCGGTCGCGGCCTGGGCCAAGCCCGATCCGATGAGCCACGGTATAGGCGGGTCGACAACCCGAGTGGACCGGAGACGTGCGCCGGATTGTACACCCGAGTTGCTTCAGTCTAAGCTCGGCGGATGGTCCGATTACCGCCTGCAGGGTTCGCCATATTGCTCACATTACTTGCCGCTTGCGGTGACTCAGGCCAGAGCCGCCCGCCTGTCTATGATTTCACACCGGCGGATGAGGTCATCGAGAACTTCCTCGAGGAAACGCCGAGGCTCGAGGGGGCCAATCTCATTATCGTGCATCGTGACCACGGTATCCTTCATCACAGTAGTTATGGCGGGTTCGATCGAGACCGGATCTCGCTGGTTGCGTCGTCTTCCAAAAGCGTGACGGCCGCGGTCCTGATGGCCCTCGAGGACCAGGGCCTCCTCGATACGAACGAACCCATTCAAGACTATTTGGGGTGGGAAGGCATCTACCCGGACGTATCCGTAGTCCAGCTCCTCTCCAACAGCTCCGGACTCGTCGGACTGGGTCCGAACGTCGCCTATGCCCCCTACCTGTGCCAATTCCTGTGGTGGCTGGATCTGGCTTCGTGCGGCGAACAGATCTTCACCTCACCCGAATCAGCACCTGATGTCCTGCCCCCGGACACCGTCTATCGCTACGGTGGCGGCCAGTGGCAAGTTGCCGGCGCAGTGGCCGAAACTGTCAGCGGGCAAAGCTGGGCTGAGCTGTTCGAGGAAATTTTGATCGATCCCTGCGGGCTCGAAAATTCCGGCTACAACAATCACTATGTGCAGTTCTCCGGCGACGATTCGGTTGCTTACCCTCGTGATTTCCTGGCAAATCCGGACAACCTGTCGCCGACCGAAAATCCCAACATGGAAGGTGGGCTGTGGACGACCACTCGTGACTACGGGGAGTTGCTATTGATGCAATTACGTGGCGGGACCTGTGGCGAGAATCGCGTCCTGTCGCAGGAGTCTGTCAACAAGATGCTCTCCAACAGAATCTACGATGCCTACGGAGGCAACACAGGCGGAAGTGGGGGCTACGGATTGGGCTGGTGGACCTGGCCCCAACCCAGCGACGTCCGCTCGGACCCGGGTGCCTATGGATCCTATCCATGGATCGATCGAGAAAGGGGCTACGCGGCATTTTTGATTATCGAGGATCGTGCCAACACGGGCGCTCAGATCGCAGAAGGCCTGATCCCGGCAGTACAGTTCGCCATCGAAAACCCGGAGTAAAGCGGGTAGCGCACGCAATCCCCGTCAATACCGGCAACCTGCCATAAACCGATCAGCTTTCGGAGACTAAAACTGGCTCAGCTTCCAAGGTACGCCGAAAACATGGCTTGCCGGCACTTGCGATGCTGGCCGACTCCGCGATGATTGAAAGGTGCCCGAGGGACCTGAAACCAGACGTGCAGCCGACAGATTGGCGCGGGTCCTTGTTACAGATCAAACCGTGGAGCTCAACTTCCCTCACCCGAATCTAACGCCGTGGCGCGACGAGCTGGCCCAGAGCCGGATCCTCGAGGTGACCAGCCGGGGCAAAGCCCTCCTGATTCGCTTCGAGAACGGGCTGACTTTTTACAGCCACAGCCAGCTATACGGCCGTTGGACCGTGCAGCGCCGCGACAGGGTATTCAAAACCGGGCGAAGCCTCCGAGCCGAGTTCCTGACCCCCACCCACACGGCACGTCTCTGGTCGGCTACCGAAGTTCGTGTCCTCTCCCCGGGAGAGGAAGCTACCGACCCTTTCCTCAGCAAATTGGGCCCCGACGTTCTCGATACGTCCAGCACGCCCCGGCGCTTACTCGCGCAGCTCGATAAACACGCCCGAAAGTCAGGCGCGCATATGATGCTGGATCAAAGTGTTTTCGCGGGATTGGGTAACTACCTGCGTTCCGAGATCCTGTTTGAAGCCGGCGTGTATCCAGACGACCGACCCATCGACCTCGAGCCCGAACAAAGACTAAAATGGGCGCAGGCGATCCGCCGTGTCACTCGCCGGGCCTACCGAGAGGCAGGCGTCACCGTGCCAGCCGCAGTCGCGAAGCAAGGGAAATCAGCTGGCGAACCCCGGCGCACCTGGAGGCATTGGGTATTTTGCCGCAACGACAAAGCTTGCCGGGTATGCAACACAACGATCGAGAGGCGGCGTTATGGGGGCCGGCGCCTCGACTTCTGTCCGACCTGCCAACCCGCCCGGCGATTAGCCGACAAAAAAACCAAATCCGGAAAACCGCGGAGGGCGAATTGAGAACACTCGCCCTGATCCTCGGTGATCAGCTCGACCCTCGCTACCTTGAGGCACTCGAATTGAAGCGAGACCGAGACTGTCTCCTCATGGTCGAAAGCCGACCTTCCTCGGAGCAACCTGCGAGCCATATCCAACGGTCCGCCCTATTCCTCTCGGCCATGCGTCATTATGCTCGCGACCGCATCAAGGAGGGCTGGAGCGTGATCTACCGCGACCTGAGGCATCCGGCGGCCCACGGTTCGATCACAGCCGCCATTCCGGATGCAATATCCGAAAGCGGAGCCAACGCTGTCGCCAGTATCCAGCCGGGATCCTGGGCGACCTTGCGTTCCCTCGAGGCAGCGTGCGGCAAGGCTGGCATACCCCTCCGAATCGAGGATGACTCCCATTTCCTCTCTACCCCCGAAGAGTTCGAGAGCTGGGCCGAGGGAAGAAAAACTTTGGTCATGGAGTATTTCTATCGAGAGCAACGCCGGCGGCATGACGTCCTTGTCGATGAAAACGGAAAACCCGAAGGAGGGAGCTGGAATTTCGACAAGGAAAATCGCAAAAATTTTCGCTCGGCCCCCGAGGTTGCTCCGCGCCTGCGTTTTCGACCCGACAAGATCACCAAGGAGGTCCTCGGCGACCTGGGCGAGTTGTTGCCCGAGCTGCCGGGCTCTGCAGCAAACTTCTGCTGGCCGGTCACGAGGCGTCAGTCACTGCGCCTTCTGGACGATTTTGTGAACCATCACCTGGCTTCTTTTGGCGATTATCAGGACGCCATGTGGAGCGGTGAGGATACCCTGCACCACTCGCTGCTTGCCGCGGCCCTCAATCTCAAATTGCTCGACCCGCGTGAGGTGATCGCCGCCGCCATCGAGGCCTGGAAGATCGGTTCAGCACCCCTGAATGCGGTTGAGGGATTCGTGCGACAAATACTCGGATGGCGCGAATTCATTCGTGGAATCTACTTTTTTGCCGGCGAGGATTACTCCCAACTGAATGCAATGCAGGAGACCGGAGCGCTGCCTGAATTTTACTGGGACGCGAATACGGATATGGCTTGCCTTGCCGATGCGCTGCGTAGCGTTCACGACAATGCCTACGGCCACCACATCGAACGGCTGATGGTCACAGGCAATTTTGCGATGATGGCCGGGGTCGAGCCGCAACAAGTTCTCGACTGGTATCTCGGCATGTACGCCGATGCTGTGGAGTGGGTCACCACGCCCAACACCATCGGTATGGCCCTTCATGCAGACGGAGGACTGGTCGGCAGCAAGCCCTACGCGGCCAGTGGCCGCTATATCCACCGAATGAGCAATCATTGCAGCGGTTGCCGTTACGACCCCAAGGCACGTCAGGGCGAGGACGCCTGCCCATTCACCGTGTTCTTTTGGGACTTTCTCGCCAGACATGAAGGCAACTTCCGCAAAAACCCCCGCATGTCGATGATGCTTCGGAACCTCGACCGGATCGAACCGGCAGAAATCGAGGGAATACGTACCCAGGCCCGCACGCTGAGAACACGCTTCGGGGTCGCATAGCTGGCCGTTTTGGTGCTCC includes these proteins:
- a CDS encoding right-handed parallel beta-helix repeat-containing protein — its product is MMMRMLALVTVLLFSSSCGDSDGGGNTITVNPGESLQEAVDAAPAGSRILVNPGTYVASHNGQAAVLIEKSLHLIANVVDGETAIIVPGPGNTEGILVQGTEDAFVEDVVIRNFSIQGFEENGIWTRYVDGFEITDNDVGDSDHVGIYPTLSANGLVRDNIAYGGTDSALWVTGAEDIRVINNTVHTSPTGLEVTVSERIEMVENVAYNNVVGIGLYHDNDAGINPEDGLGYQGLTGLVARNNVYNNNLQNPATGGVVADLPTGLGILVLGNDGADIQDNTVTDNGFAGLVLIDWCLATEREDDDCKPDDVRIVGNTVTGNGTNPPEHPFAGLASDVIVLSAGERNCMADNTYGTTLTPAEVDAITEPSCPPVGG
- a CDS encoding serine hydrolase, whose amino-acid sequence is MLTLLAACGDSGQSRPPVYDFTPADEVIENFLEETPRLEGANLIIVHRDHGILHHSSYGGFDRDRISLVASSSKSVTAAVLMALEDQGLLDTNEPIQDYLGWEGIYPDVSVVQLLSNSSGLVGLGPNVAYAPYLCQFLWWLDLASCGEQIFTSPESAPDVLPPDTVYRYGGGQWQVAGAVAETVSGQSWAELFEEILIDPCGLENSGYNNHYVQFSGDDSVAYPRDFLANPDNLSPTENPNMEGGLWTTTRDYGELLLMQLRGGTCGENRVLSQESVNKMLSNRIYDAYGGNTGGSGGYGLGWWTWPQPSDVRSDPGAYGSYPWIDRERGYAAFLIIEDRANTGAQIAEGLIPAVQFAIENPE
- the nei gene encoding endonuclease VIII, with the translated sequence MPEGPETRRAADRLARVLVTDQTVELNFPHPNLTPWRDELAQSRILEVTSRGKALLIRFENGLTFYSHSQLYGRWTVQRRDRVFKTGRSLRAEFLTPTHTARLWSATEVRVLSPGEEATDPFLSKLGPDVLDTSSTPRRLLAQLDKHARKSGAHMMLDQSVFAGLGNYLRSEILFEAGVYPDDRPIDLEPEQRLKWAQAIRRVTRRAYREAGVTVPAAVAKQGKSAGEPRRTWRHWVFCRNDKACRVCNTTIERRRYGGRRLDFCPTCQPARRLADKKTKSGKPRRAN
- a CDS encoding cryptochrome/photolyase family protein, coding for MRTLALILGDQLDPRYLEALELKRDRDCLLMVESRPSSEQPASHIQRSALFLSAMRHYARDRIKEGWSVIYRDLRHPAAHGSITAAIPDAISESGANAVASIQPGSWATLRSLEAACGKAGIPLRIEDDSHFLSTPEEFESWAEGRKTLVMEYFYREQRRRHDVLVDENGKPEGGSWNFDKENRKNFRSAPEVAPRLRFRPDKITKEVLGDLGELLPELPGSAANFCWPVTRRQSLRLLDDFVNHHLASFGDYQDAMWSGEDTLHHSLLAAALNLKLLDPREVIAAAIEAWKIGSAPLNAVEGFVRQILGWREFIRGIYFFAGEDYSQLNAMQETGALPEFYWDANTDMACLADALRSVHDNAYGHHIERLMVTGNFAMMAGVEPQQVLDWYLGMYADAVEWVTTPNTIGMALHADGGLVGSKPYAASGRYIHRMSNHCSGCRYDPKARQGEDACPFTVFFWDFLARHEGNFRKNPRMSMMLRNLDRIEPAEIEGIRTQARTLRTRFGVA